TGTGGAAGGACCCGAACAGGGAAGTACCGAAAGAAATTCAGCGGATGATGTCGAGAACCCGTGGCCGGCTCCGTCCCCGGAGTGAACGCGACCACCATGGTTCGCACGAGCCACCGAGGAGAGACATCATGGCCAAGTACCTGCTGCTCAAGCACTACCGAGGCGCCCCGGTCGCGGTCAACGACGTGCCCATGGACCGGTGGGCGCCCGAGGAGATCTCGGCCCACGTGAAGTACATGAACGACTTCGCCGACCGGTTGAAGGAGACCGGCGAGTTCGTGGACGCCCAGGCGCTCGCCCCCGAGGGGACGTTCGTCCGCTACGACGGCGAGGGCCGCCCCCCGGTCACCGACGGCCCGTTCGCCGAGACCAAGGACCTGATCGCGGGCTGGATGCTGATCGACGTCGACAGCTACGAGCGCGCCGTTGATCTGGCCGGTGAGCTCTCGGCCGCTCCCGGGGCGAACGGGGAGCCGATCCACGAGTGGCTCGAACTGCGACCGTTCCTGACCGAGCCGTCCACCGTCACGGAGTAGTACCGGTGAACGATGCCGTGCTGCGGGCTCTGGTCCCCGCGGTGATCGGGGTCCTCGTCCGTCGCGGAGCGGACTTCGCGACGGCCGAGGACGCCGTCCAGGACGCCCTGGTCGAGGCGGTTCGCGTCTGGCCGGACGACCCTCCCCGGGATCCGAAGGGCTGGCTGGTCACCGTGGCCTGGCACCGGTTCCTGGACTCGGCCCGGGCCGAGAGCGCCCGCCGCAGGCGTGAGGAGCTCGTCGACGGGGAACCCGAACCCGGGCCGGTGTCCTCGGCGGACGACACACTCCGGCTCTACTTCCTGTGCGCCCACCCGTCGCTGACGCCCTCGTCCGCGGTCGCGCTCACCCTGCGCGCCGTGGGCGGGCTGACCACCCGGCAGATCGCCCGGGCCTACCTGGTACCCGAGGCGACCATGGCGCAGCGGGTCAGCCGGGCCAAGCGCACCGTCGCCGCGGAGCGTCTGGTCCGGCCCGGGGACGTGGCCACCGTGCTGCGTGTGCTCTACCTGGTCTTCAACGAGGGCTATTCGGGCGAGGTGGACCTGGCCGCGGAGGCCATCCGGCTGACCCGGCAGCTCGCCACCGGGATCGACCACCCCGAGGTGGCGGGGCTGCTCGCCCTCATGCTGCTGCACCAGGCCCGCCGGGCCGCCCGGACCACGCCCGACGGCGCCCTGGTACCGCTGGCCGAACAGGACCGCGGGCTGTGGGACACCCGCCTGATCGCCGAGGGGGTCGGGATCCTCCAGGCCGCCCTGGCCCGCGACCGGCTGGGCGAGTACCAGGCCCAGGCCGCCGTCGCAGCGCTGCACGCCGACGCGCCCACGGCCGAGGAGACGGACTGGCCGCAGATCGTCGAGTGGTACGACGAGCTCGCGCTGCTGACCGAAAGCCCGGTGGTCCGGCTCAACCGGGCGGTGGCCGTCGGCGAGGCCGACGGGCCGCGCGTCGGGCTGGCCGCCCTGGCGGAGCTGGACGAGACCCTCCCCCGCTACACGGCGGTCGCCGCCCACCTGCACGAGCGCGACGGAGACCCGGCTCTGGCCGCCCGGTTGTACGCCGAGGCGGCGCACAAGGCCAGCAGCCTCGCCGAACGCGACCACCTCACCCGCCAGGCGGCCCGGCTCAACCAGCGCTGACACGCGTGTGGGCGCGGCCCCTCGGGGACCGCGCCCACACGCGTGTTCTCGGTGCTCCTCAACCGCTACCTGGCGGTGGGGTCACCGTGGCACTTCTTGTACTTCTTGCCCGAGCCGCAGGGGCAGGGAGCGTTGCGGGCGGTACCCGCGTACTCGTTGTCCACGGCCTCGCTGTGCTTCTCGACGGAGCCGTCCTCGCTCGGCGCGGAGTACTGGAGCCGGCTCGGCTGGTCCTCGCCGAAGCCGGGGACCACCACGTCCTCGGCACTCTCCGCCTCCTCGCTGGGCGCGTCGGCCTTGGCGGCCTCGGCGTCCTCCTCCACGGCGGTGGCGACAGCGGTCGCACCGGTGGAGCCGCCGCCGACCGCGGCGGCGGTCTGCGCGGCGGCGGAGGCCGTGAGCGTGGGCTCCTCCTTCTTGCGGACCTGGACCTCGACGTTGAAGAGGAAGCCGACCGACTCCTCCTTGATGGCCTCCAGCATCTGCTGGAACATGTCGAAGCCCTCGCGCTGGAACTCGATCAGCGGGTTGCGCTGAGCCATCGCGCGCAGGCCGATGCCCTCCTGGAGATAGTCCATCTCGTAGAGGTGCTCACGCCACTTGCGGTCCATCACCTGGAGGATGACGCGGCGCTCGACCTCGCGCATCGCCTCCTCGCCCAGCTCGGACTCGCGGGCGTCGTAGGCGGCCTTGGCGTCCTCGACCACCTGGGTGGCGATGAGGTCGCCGGTCAGGGTGTGCAGTTCGCCGTTCTGCTCGATGAACTCGTCGACGGTGAAGCTGATCGGGTAGACCTGCTTGAACGCCCGCCAGAGCTTGTCGAGGTCCCACTCGTCCGGGTCGCCCTGGGCGGTCTCCTCCACGACGTAGCCGCGGAGCACCTCCTCGAGCATTTCCACGACCTGGTCGCGCAGGTCCTGACCCTCCAGGACCTTGCGGCGCTCGGCGTAGATGACCTTGCGCTGGCGGTTGAGGACCTCGTCGTACTTGAGGACGTTCTTGCGGATCTCGAAGTTCTGCGTCTCGACCTGGCCCTGGGCGGAGGCGATCGCCTTGCTCACCATGCCGGACTCGATCGGCTGGTCGTCCGGGATGTTCAGCTGGTTCATGAACACCTCCAGACGGCTGGAGTTGAACAGGCGCAGCAGGTCGTCCTGGAGCGACAGGTAGAAGCGGGACAGACCCGGGTCACCCTGACGGCCGGAACGGCCGCGGAGCTGGTTGTCGATGCGGCGCGACTCGTGGCGCTCGGTACCGAGCACGTACAGACCGCCGGCCTCGACGACCTTCTCGTGCTCGGCCTCGTACTCCGCGGTGGCCTTCTCCAGCGCCTCGGGCCAGGCGGCCTCGTACTCCTCCGGGGTCTCCAGCGGGGTCAGGCCCCGGTTCTGGAGCTCCTCGTTGGCGTTGAAGTCCGGGTTGCCGCCGAGCATGATGTCGGTACCGCGACCGGCCATGTTGGTGGCCACGGTGACGGCGCCGAGCTTGCCCGCGCGGGCGATGATCGAGGCCTCCCGCGCGTGGTTCTTCGCGTTGAGCACCTCGTGCGGGACGCCCTCGCGCTTGAGCATCCGGGAGAGGAGTTCGGACTTCTCGACGCTGGTCGTACCGACCAGGACGGGCTGTCCCTCCTCGTGGCGCTCGGCGATGTCCTCGGCCAGGGCCTGGAACTTGGCGTCCTCGTGCTTGTAGACGACGTCCTTGAGGTCCTCTCGGACCATAGGCCGGTTGGTGGGGATGGGGACCACACCGACGCCGTAGGTCTGGGTGAACTCCGCCGCCTCGGTCTGGGCGGTACCGGTCATGCCGGCGAGCTTCTCGTAGAGGCGGAAGTAGTTCTGGAGCGTGACCTTGGCGAGAGTCTGGTTCTCGTCCTTGATCTTGACGCGCTCCTTGGCCTCGATGGCCTGGTGCATGCCCTCGTTGTAGCGGCGACCGGCAAGGACGCGTCCGGTGAACTCGTCGACGATGAGGACCTCACCGTCCTTGACGATGTACTCCTTGTCCTTGCGGTACAGCTCCTTGGCCTTGAGGGAGTTGTTGAGGAAACTGATCAGCGGGGTGTTGACGGCCTCGTAGAGGTTGTCGATACCCAGCCAGTCCTCCACCTTGGCCACACCGGACTCGGTGATGCCGACGGTGCGCTTCTTCTCGTCGACCTCGTAGTCGGTTTCCTTCTTCAGGCGGGGCGCGATCTTCGCGAACTCGGCGTACCAGCGCGAGTTCTGCTCGGAGGGTCCGCTGATGATCAGCGGGGTGCGCGCCTCGTCGATGAGGATGGAGTCGACCTCGTCGACCAGGGCGAAGAAGTGCTCGCGCTGGACGGTGTCCTTGAGCGAGAGCGCCATGTTGTCACGCAGGTAGTCGAAACCGAACTCGTTGTTCGTTCCGTAGGTGATGTCGGCCTTGTAGGCGTTGCGGCGGGCCTCAGCGGTCATCTGGGGGCCGACCACGCCGACCTCGAGCCCGAGGAAGTGGAAGATGCGGCCCAGGTTCTGGGCGTCGCGTCGGGCGAGGTAGTCGTTGGTCGTGATGACGTGGGCGCCCTTGCCCGCCAGGGCGTTGAGGTACACCGCGAGGCTTCCGGTCAGGGTCTTGCCCTCACCGGTCTTCATCTCGGCGATGTTGCCCAGGTGCAGGGCGGCCGCGCCCATGATCTGGACGTCGAAGGGACGCTGACCCAGGGTGCGCTTGGCCGCCTCACGGACGGTCGCGAAGGCCTCGGGGAGCAGGTCGTCCAGGGACTCCCCGTCCTCGTAGCGCTCCTTGTACTCCTGGGTCAGGTCGCGCAGCTCTTCGTCGGTGAGGTCGACGTAGTCGTCCTCGAGCGCGTTGACCTGGTCCTTCAACTTCTTGAGCCGGCGCAGGATCTTTCCTTCACCCGCGCGCAGGAGCTTGTCGAGTATGCCTGGCACTTCCTATGCGCTCCTCGCAGATCGCGGTTGGCTCCGCCCGGGGGCGGAGAGTCAGATCTAGGCCCGCTGACCGCTTCCCGTGGCAACGGAGGTCAGGGGGAGAATCCTGGGTCCTCGGGCCTACATCCTAGAGGACCCGGAACCGCTTCCCGTCCTCCCGACAAACGAGTGGGATGGGTATAGATGTTCCCGCCCTTTTCATGATGTTTGTGCAGACTCGCGCATTTCTCGGGGTAGAGCAATAGGAAGTGGTGGACAGGAGGGCGACCCGTCCGCCTGCCACACCGCGAGTACGCCGACTTTCGATCGTGTTCCCGGGAGGGATCACCATGCGAGCGAACCGGAACGACCGTTCGGCGGGGGCCCCGCGGTGGGGACCGGTGCCACCGCCCACACCGGCCGATGCGGTGGAGGAGGCCGTCGAAGGGAAGGATTCGCGACGGAGGCGTGGGGAGGACGACGATCCCGGTCTGGGCTGGGAGCTCCACCGCCCCACCGACGAGGAGCAGGACCGGCACGGGCGCATCCGGGGTTTCCAGCGCCAAGGCGGCAGCCTCGCGCCGACCAACGGCCACCGGGGCAGCGCGGCCTCGTGGGTCTGCGTCGCCCTCGGAACGGTGGGCTTCGGCCTCGGCGGCCTGGCGATCGTGCTCGACTGGTCGGTGCCGCTGCTGGTGACCGGAGCCGTCCTGATGGCCGCGGCGCTGGTGGTGGCGGTGGTCTGGGACATCCTCAGCGACGTGGTGCTGGACCCGCCGCGCTACGAGCCGGAGGAGCCGCACCAGACCCCGCTGCACCGGATCAAGAAGGCCGAACAGTCCCAGAGTGACTGATCGGCGGCCGTCTGGCCCCTGGCTGGCCGCCCCTTGAACGGCTGGCGCTTCGCCCGGTGGTGCACCGGGCGAAGCGGCCGGAGCCTCATCGAACGCACGACCGCGGCGGGCCGCCGTGGCCCGCCGCGGTGCGTGTGCCGGCTCTTCCACCTCCCGTGCGGGGGAGTTCTTCGAAGGACGG
This DNA window, taken from Nocardiopsis exhalans, encodes the following:
- a CDS encoding RNA polymerase sigma factor; its protein translation is MNDAVLRALVPAVIGVLVRRGADFATAEDAVQDALVEAVRVWPDDPPRDPKGWLVTVAWHRFLDSARAESARRRREELVDGEPEPGPVSSADDTLRLYFLCAHPSLTPSSAVALTLRAVGGLTTRQIARAYLVPEATMAQRVSRAKRTVAAERLVRPGDVATVLRVLYLVFNEGYSGEVDLAAEAIRLTRQLATGIDHPEVAGLLALMLLHQARRAARTTPDGALVPLAEQDRGLWDTRLIAEGVGILQAALARDRLGEYQAQAAVAALHADAPTAEETDWPQIVEWYDELALLTESPVVRLNRAVAVGEADGPRVGLAALAELDETLPRYTAVAAHLHERDGDPALAARLYAEAAHKASSLAERDHLTRQAARLNQR
- a CDS encoding YciI family protein yields the protein MAKYLLLKHYRGAPVAVNDVPMDRWAPEEISAHVKYMNDFADRLKETGEFVDAQALAPEGTFVRYDGEGRPPVTDGPFAETKDLIAGWMLIDVDSYERAVDLAGELSAAPGANGEPIHEWLELRPFLTEPSTVTE
- the secA gene encoding preprotein translocase subunit SecA gives rise to the protein MPGILDKLLRAGEGKILRRLKKLKDQVNALEDDYVDLTDEELRDLTQEYKERYEDGESLDDLLPEAFATVREAAKRTLGQRPFDVQIMGAAALHLGNIAEMKTGEGKTLTGSLAVYLNALAGKGAHVITTNDYLARRDAQNLGRIFHFLGLEVGVVGPQMTAEARRNAYKADITYGTNNEFGFDYLRDNMALSLKDTVQREHFFALVDEVDSILIDEARTPLIISGPSEQNSRWYAEFAKIAPRLKKETDYEVDEKKRTVGITESGVAKVEDWLGIDNLYEAVNTPLISFLNNSLKAKELYRKDKEYIVKDGEVLIVDEFTGRVLAGRRYNEGMHQAIEAKERVKIKDENQTLAKVTLQNYFRLYEKLAGMTGTAQTEAAEFTQTYGVGVVPIPTNRPMVREDLKDVVYKHEDAKFQALAEDIAERHEEGQPVLVGTTSVEKSELLSRMLKREGVPHEVLNAKNHAREASIIARAGKLGAVTVATNMAGRGTDIMLGGNPDFNANEELQNRGLTPLETPEEYEAAWPEALEKATAEYEAEHEKVVEAGGLYVLGTERHESRRIDNQLRGRSGRQGDPGLSRFYLSLQDDLLRLFNSSRLEVFMNQLNIPDDQPIESGMVSKAIASAQGQVETQNFEIRKNVLKYDEVLNRQRKVIYAERRKVLEGQDLRDQVVEMLEEVLRGYVVEETAQGDPDEWDLDKLWRAFKQVYPISFTVDEFIEQNGELHTLTGDLIATQVVEDAKAAYDARESELGEEAMREVERRVILQVMDRKWREHLYEMDYLQEGIGLRAMAQRNPLIEFQREGFDMFQQMLEAIKEESVGFLFNVEVQVRKKEEPTLTASAAAQTAAAVGGGSTGATAVATAVEEDAEAAKADAPSEEAESAEDVVVPGFGEDQPSRLQYSAPSEDGSVEKHSEAVDNEYAGTARNAPCPCGSGKKYKKCHGDPTAR